The following coding sequences are from one Streptomyces sp. NBC_00654 window:
- a CDS encoding GNAT family N-acetyltransferase yields the protein MSVETGVVHEATDEVVEAFARLLPQLSSKAKPLDHEAVGRLTGVSTNTLLVARVEGVIVGTLTLVMSPLPSGLRAHIEDVVVDAAARGHGVGKVLIDKALGLAADAGARTVDLTSRPSREAANRLYERAGFQRKESTVYRVTLD from the coding sequence ATGAGTGTTGAGACTGGTGTCGTTCACGAGGCGACTGATGAAGTGGTGGAGGCGTTCGCTCGTCTCCTTCCGCAGCTGTCATCCAAGGCCAAGCCCCTGGACCATGAAGCAGTGGGGAGATTGACGGGTGTCAGCACCAACACGTTGCTGGTGGCCCGTGTCGAGGGCGTGATCGTCGGGACGTTGACGCTGGTGATGTCACCCTTGCCGTCCGGCCTGCGGGCTCACATCGAGGATGTAGTGGTCGATGCCGCCGCCCGTGGCCACGGGGTCGGCAAGGTCCTGATCGACAAGGCCCTTGGCCTGGCCGCGGACGCAGGAGCTCGAACCGTCGACCTCACATCGCGCCCTTCGCGAGAGGCTGCGAACCGCTTGTATGAGCGGGCAGGTTTTCAACGGAAAGAGTCCACTGTCTATCGAGTCACCCTGGACTGA